TCAAAGGATGATCTTGTGCCAAGACTATTCTTTGCACCAATAGCCTCCATTACTTCACAACTTAACTATTTACTACAGCTCTGGCAATTCTCCATGACATCTCCACAGTTGGGTCAACAACTAGCAATGCAATTAACTGAGGAGGCTAGAATTGAATTCTACCACTACATCTTAAGCCAtgttgcagcagcagcagcagcaggaggaGAAGGTTCAATGAATAGTTCATATAGGCCTTTTGGGAGTTACCTCTTGTGTTCTGAAAAAGGAGCAGTTTGTGTTGAGAATGCAACAGCTGTTGTTCAAATGCTGCATTTGATGTTTATAACGAGTTCACCGAATTCTATCATCGATGATCATCTCAAGTATGGAGATGTTGTAGCGAAAATCTCACAACAGTTTCTAAAGAGCAGAAGCTTCACAGAAGGGGTTCTTCCTGGGTCAAGTTATGAAGTGGGGATTTCACTAGCATTGGAGGCTTCTGGGATAGTAGGCCAGGTAATTTTTTGAGCCTTGCCACTTTCCTTTATATAAAGTATTGATCAAACAACAATTCTACATAACTATAACTATATTTTGTTTCTGGATCAATGTAGGACTTGGTTGCTGAGCATGCCAGAGAATGCCTAAAGATGGCAAAACAGATGGGTCAAAGGCCAAACCTGAATAGTGCTAACCTTGCCATTAGTTTAGCCAAGGTAACACCATATAGAGCTGAAATTGAGTGGTACAAGTCACTGTGTGACGAATCTGATGATCAAATGGGCTACTATGACTCCTTCAAGAACAGGGCAGGAATTTCCAAGAGAGACCATAAGGTGAACATGAACCGATTCATGCTTGCTGGATTTTGGGATAAAGTAATTTACATGCTGGAGACTAATCAGCTCCCCCATGATTTTCACTTCCGAGCGAAGTTTGTCAATGCTTCTCATTTCTACAAACTCCTTGTTGAGCCTTTAGACATTGCAGAATATTATAAGACAGGAATGCACAAGATCAAAGGTCATTATCTGATGCATGGGAGGGAGAGGAGATATGTGATCTTTGATAGATGGTGGGggaatagaaaagaaggagGTGAAGATAATAGAAAGAGGAGCAAATATGCAGGGCTGACACAAGATTCTTGCTTTT
The sequence above is a segment of the Telopea speciosissima isolate NSW1024214 ecotype Mountain lineage chromosome 7, Tspe_v1, whole genome shotgun sequence genome. Coding sequences within it:
- the LOC122668198 gene encoding lipase-like PAD4; its protein translation is MEGELFETSETLAEFLGSTQLLSESWKLCNLANTTAPHSLVVDQIEEVGYVAFSGVQSVIGDNLVAFEESSSSDGVSCSNGNGPFSSSCNREDGEEPAMVHSGFLNVFLNMYHSPIFRSQMEAMMNRSKAVIITGHSIGGAIASLTALWLLSSLQSFSSPLSILCITFGSPLLGNESLSKAILRERWGGKFCHVVSKDDLVPRLFFAPIASITSQLNYLLQLWQFSMTSPQLGQQLAMQLTEEARIEFYHYILSHVAAAAAAGGEGSMNSSYRPFGSYLLCSEKGAVCVENATAVVQMLHLMFITSSPNSIIDDHLKYGDVVAKISQQFLKSRSFTEGVLPGSSYEVGISLALEASGIVGQDLVAEHARECLKMAKQMGQRPNLNSANLAISLAKVTPYRAEIEWYKSLCDESDDQMGYYDSFKNRAGISKRDHKVNMNRFMLAGFWDKVIYMLETNQLPHDFHFRAKFVNASHFYKLLVEPLDIAEYYKTGMHKIKGHYLMHGRERRYVIFDRWWGNRKEGGEDNRKRSKYAGLTQDSCFWAKVEEAKDCLDKARSERDPSKLAQLWENMNKFEFYSSQLIDKKEVSKDVVAKNSSYSLWVEEWKELKYQLTQISYQFPGNLRGESSSFAFPRK